In the Pseudanabaena sp. PCC 7367 genome, one interval contains:
- a CDS encoding FkbM family methyltransferase, which yields MNISKIIYALPRFFRRHSTVRLLLGLFPNSQIQLVRFNQDSAQLFANITDPRIRNYFVKSEFDQAHFFDVAIPFLAKGGVFFDVGANFGFCSFGVMGALPQVEIKYHLFEANADIYSALGQSASLYTDYTDRQIVINHCCVSDHEGVSKLNIVEDHLGASFISEQGNYQIKNLVIDNYVENSSINKINFMKLDIEGWEPLAIKGAMRTIQNGTIDAIYTEVIDQNLSRSGYTSAAFIDMLKAGGFELFYFKQSDLNHLSDSYLGDRFSLDINGYPVALAKLKGFPAEHHSDILAIHKNSGFI from the coding sequence ATGAATATCTCCAAAATCATCTATGCATTGCCGCGCTTTTTTAGAAGGCATAGTACAGTCAGGCTTTTACTTGGTTTATTTCCCAACTCACAAATTCAACTGGTTCGCTTTAATCAAGATTCCGCTCAGTTGTTTGCCAATATTACCGATCCACGGATTAGAAATTACTTTGTTAAAAGTGAATTTGATCAGGCGCACTTTTTTGATGTGGCGATTCCTTTCCTAGCTAAAGGTGGCGTTTTCTTTGATGTTGGTGCAAATTTTGGCTTCTGTAGTTTTGGGGTAATGGGAGCGTTACCACAGGTAGAGATTAAGTATCATCTATTTGAGGCTAATGCCGATATATATAGTGCCTTGGGACAATCGGCTAGTTTATATACCGATTATACCGATCGCCAAATTGTTATTAATCATTGCTGTGTAAGCGATCATGAAGGTGTTTCTAAATTAAATATAGTTGAAGATCATTTGGGAGCATCGTTTATCTCTGAGCAGGGTAATTACCAAATCAAAAATCTGGTGATTGATAACTATGTGGAAAATTCTAGCATCAACAAAATCAATTTCATGAAGCTGGATATTGAAGGGTGGGAACCGCTGGCGATCAAAGGGGCAATGCGCACAATTCAAAATGGCACGATCGATGCCATCTACACTGAAGTCATCGATCAAAACCTGAGTAGATCTGGCTACACAAGCGCAGCATTTATTGACATGCTTAAAGCCGGGGGGTTTGAATTGTTTTACTTCAAGCAATCTGACCTTAACCACTTATCAGACTCTTATTTGGGCGATCGTTTTAGCCTGGATATCAATGGCTACCCAGTTGCGCTAGCAAAATTAAAAGGCTTCCCAGCAGAGCATCATAGCGACATATTAGCAATCCACAAAAATTCTGGATTTATTTAG